A DNA window from Takifugu flavidus isolate HTHZ2018 chromosome 15, ASM371156v2, whole genome shotgun sequence contains the following coding sequences:
- the kcnmb2 gene encoding calcium-activated potassium channel subunit beta-2 isoform X2, translating into MHQRSLQRSLRSPSSTGGRGSSGRMFFVAGAKNTAGSGGGSERRSIYQKFREVDLLDKKKTVTALKPGEDRAILLGLGMILSSVMLYFVLGITILRSYAESVWTEEGVCVVLNATVTADVNCSYSCGSDCWRVSKYPCLQVYVSLNNTGRVSRLSHNEETQDSSSECFYVPRCQKDSAAMHVVIMNISERLKVNTQVTCYYDPSEQQETVLLTRLYDHGVLFHSLLWPSCMLAGGALIIMMVKLTQYLSRLCEEINKIKR; encoded by the exons ATGCACCAGAG GTCTCTCCAGCGATCGCTCCGTTCCCCTTCGAGTACGGGAGGACGCGGATCATCGGGAAGAATGTTCTTTGTGGCAGGAGCCAAAAACACGGCAGGCTCCGGTGGAGGGAGTGAAAGGAG GTCAATCTACCAGAAGTTCCGTGAGGTGGACCTATTGGATAAGAAGAAAACGGTGACTGCTCTGAAGCCGGGTGAAGACCGGGCCATCCTCCTGGGGCTGGGAATGATCCTCTCCTCCGTCATGCTCTACTTTGTCCTGGGAATCACGATCCTGCGCTCCTACGCCGAGAG CGTGTGGACGGAGGAGGGCGTGTGCGTCGTGCTCAACGCCACGGTCACGGCGGACGTGAACTGCTCCTACAGCTGCGGCTCCGACTGCTGGAGAGTCTCCAAGTACCCCTGCCTGCAGGTCTACGTGAGCCTGAACAACACGGGCCGAGTCAGCCGCTTGTCCCACAACGAGGAGACGCAGGACAGCAGCTCCGAA TGCTTCTACGTGCCCCGGTGCCAGAAGGACAGCGCAGCCATGCACGTGGTGATCATGAACATCTCAGAGCGCCTGAAGGTCAACACGCAGGTCACCTGCTACTACGACCCCAGCGAGCAGCAGGAGACGGTCCTCCTGACCCGCCTGTACGACCACGGCGTGCTCTTCCACTCGCTGCTGTGGCCCTCCTGCATGCTGGCGGGGGGGGCCCTCATCATCATGATGGTGAAGCTCACGCAGTATCTCTCCAGGCTGTGCGAGGAGATTAACAAGATTAAGAGGTGA
- the kcnmb2 gene encoding calcium-activated potassium channel subunit beta-2 isoform X3 — translation MFFVAGAKNTAGSGGGSERRSIYQKFREVDLLDKKKTVTALKPGEDRAILLGLGMILSSVMLYFVLGITILRSYAESVWTEEGVCVVLNATVTADVNCSYSCGSDCWRVSKYPCLQVYVSLNNTGRVSRLSHNEETQDSSSECFYVPRCQKDSAAMHVVIMNISERLKVNTQVTCYYDPSEQQETVLLTRLYDHGVLFHSLLWPSCMLAGGALIIMMVKLTQYLSRLCEEINKIKR, via the exons ATGTTCTTTGTGGCAGGAGCCAAAAACACGGCAGGCTCCGGTGGAGGGAGTGAAAGGAG GTCAATCTACCAGAAGTTCCGTGAGGTGGACCTATTGGATAAGAAGAAAACGGTGACTGCTCTGAAGCCGGGTGAAGACCGGGCCATCCTCCTGGGGCTGGGAATGATCCTCTCCTCCGTCATGCTCTACTTTGTCCTGGGAATCACGATCCTGCGCTCCTACGCCGAGAG CGTGTGGACGGAGGAGGGCGTGTGCGTCGTGCTCAACGCCACGGTCACGGCGGACGTGAACTGCTCCTACAGCTGCGGCTCCGACTGCTGGAGAGTCTCCAAGTACCCCTGCCTGCAGGTCTACGTGAGCCTGAACAACACGGGCCGAGTCAGCCGCTTGTCCCACAACGAGGAGACGCAGGACAGCAGCTCCGAA TGCTTCTACGTGCCCCGGTGCCAGAAGGACAGCGCAGCCATGCACGTGGTGATCATGAACATCTCAGAGCGCCTGAAGGTCAACACGCAGGTCACCTGCTACTACGACCCCAGCGAGCAGCAGGAGACGGTCCTCCTGACCCGCCTGTACGACCACGGCGTGCTCTTCCACTCGCTGCTGTGGCCCTCCTGCATGCTGGCGGGGGGGGCCCTCATCATCATGATGGTGAAGCTCACGCAGTATCTCTCCAGGCTGTGCGAGGAGATTAACAAGATTAAGAGGTGA
- the kcnmb2 gene encoding calcium-activated potassium channel subunit beta-2 isoform X1 codes for MHQRYSMIWHFLRIDFPNFPNVLSRFPANLATFPRSLQRSLRSPSSTGGRGSSGRMFFVAGAKNTAGSGGGSERRSIYQKFREVDLLDKKKTVTALKPGEDRAILLGLGMILSSVMLYFVLGITILRSYAESVWTEEGVCVVLNATVTADVNCSYSCGSDCWRVSKYPCLQVYVSLNNTGRVSRLSHNEETQDSSSECFYVPRCQKDSAAMHVVIMNISERLKVNTQVTCYYDPSEQQETVLLTRLYDHGVLFHSLLWPSCMLAGGALIIMMVKLTQYLSRLCEEINKIKR; via the exons ATGCACCAGAGGTACAGTATGATTTGGCATTTTTTGCGAATTGACTTTCCAAACTTTCCAAACGTGCTCTCCCGCTTCCCTGCTAACCTGGCTACATTTCCCAGGTCTCTCCAGCGATCGCTCCGTTCCCCTTCGAGTACGGGAGGACGCGGATCATCGGGAAGAATGTTCTTTGTGGCAGGAGCCAAAAACACGGCAGGCTCCGGTGGAGGGAGTGAAAGGAG GTCAATCTACCAGAAGTTCCGTGAGGTGGACCTATTGGATAAGAAGAAAACGGTGACTGCTCTGAAGCCGGGTGAAGACCGGGCCATCCTCCTGGGGCTGGGAATGATCCTCTCCTCCGTCATGCTCTACTTTGTCCTGGGAATCACGATCCTGCGCTCCTACGCCGAGAG CGTGTGGACGGAGGAGGGCGTGTGCGTCGTGCTCAACGCCACGGTCACGGCGGACGTGAACTGCTCCTACAGCTGCGGCTCCGACTGCTGGAGAGTCTCCAAGTACCCCTGCCTGCAGGTCTACGTGAGCCTGAACAACACGGGCCGAGTCAGCCGCTTGTCCCACAACGAGGAGACGCAGGACAGCAGCTCCGAA TGCTTCTACGTGCCCCGGTGCCAGAAGGACAGCGCAGCCATGCACGTGGTGATCATGAACATCTCAGAGCGCCTGAAGGTCAACACGCAGGTCACCTGCTACTACGACCCCAGCGAGCAGCAGGAGACGGTCCTCCTGACCCGCCTGTACGACCACGGCGTGCTCTTCCACTCGCTGCTGTGGCCCTCCTGCATGCTGGCGGGGGGGGCCCTCATCATCATGATGGTGAAGCTCACGCAGTATCTCTCCAGGCTGTGCGAGGAGATTAACAAGATTAAGAGGTGA